The sequence below is a genomic window from Streptomyces sp. V1I1.
CCGTTCTTCATCGCTGCGATGCCGGCCCACATCGACTCCTCGGTGACCCGGGAGAGCTCGATCAGCTCCGGAGCGTGACCCGTGCCCACGAACGCGGTGAAGGCCGCGTCCCCGTGCCAGCCGTCGATGATCGCGCCGGCGTCGACCGAGATGATGTCGCCGTCCTTGAGGCCGGTCTTCTCGTCCGGGATGCCGTGCACGACGACCTCGTTCACCGACGTGCAGATGGTCGCGGGGAACCCGCCGTACCCAAGGAAGTTCGACTTCGCACCGTGGTCGGCGATCACCTTGCGGGCGACCTCGTCCAGATCCTTGGTGGTGGCGCCGGGCACCGCCGCCTCGCGGGTCGCCGCGTGGATCGCGGCGACGACCAGCCCCGCCTCTCGCATCTTCGCGATCTGCTCCGGGGTCTTGATCTGCACCATTGCCTTGCCTTCCACCTCTGACGTGTCTCTGCTCAACAGTACGGCCGCGGCGCCCATCGGACACCGCGGCCGTACTGAAGGTACTGCTGGGGTACTACGGAGTACTGCTCAGTCCTCGCGGGACTTCGTGAGCGCGTCCATCGCCCGCTGGGTCACCTCATTGACCTTGCCCAGCGCGGAGATCGTGACCACCAGGCCCTGGGCCTTGTAGTAGTCGATGATCGGCTCGGTCTGCGTGTGGTAGACCTCGAGCCGCCTGCGCACCGTCTCCTCGGAGTCGTCATCACGCTGGTACAGCTCGCCGCCGCAGATGTCGCAGACACCCTCGGTCTTCGGCGGGGAGTACGTCACATGGAAGACGTGGCTCGAGTCGTTGCGGCAGATGCGGCGGCCCGCGATCCGCTTCACGACCTCGTCCTCGGGGACCTCCAGGTCGAGCACCGCGTCGAGCGTCATGCCTTCGGCCTTCAGCATCGCGTCGAGCGCCTCGGCCTGCGAGACATTGCGCGGGAAGCCGTCGAGCAGGAAGCCGTTCGCGGCGTCCGGCTGTTCCATCCGGTCCTTGGCCATCGCGATGGTGACCTCGTCGGGCACCAGCTCGCCCGCGTCCATGTAGGCCTTGGCCTGTACGCCGAGCTCCGTGCCCTGGCTGATGTTGGCGCGGAAGAGGTCGCCCGTGGAGATGTGCGGGATCGACAGGTTCTTGGCAAGGTACGCAGCCTGCGTTCCCTTGCCGGCACCGGGCGGTCCGACGAGGACGATTCGCATCAGCGGAGGAACCCTTCGTAATTGCGCTGCTGGAGCTGGCTCTCGATCTGCTTCACGGTCTCCAGACCCACACCCACGATGATGAGGATGCTCGTCCCGCCGAACGGGAAGTTCTGGTTCGCGCCGCCGAAGCCTGCCAACGCCATCGTCGGGACAAGAGCAATCAGACCCAGGTACAGCGAGCCCGGCCAAGTGATCCTGTTGAGCACGTAGCTCAGATACTCGGCAGTAGGTCGACCTGCCCGGATACCCGGGATGAAGCCACCATACTTCTTCATGTTGTCCGCGACTTCCTCGGGGTTGAACGAGATCGCCACATAGAAGAAGGCGAAGAACACGATCAACAGGAAGTACGTGGCGATGTAGTACGGGTGGTCACCCTTGACGAAGTGCTGCTCAATCCATGTCTTCCAGCCCGAAGTGCCACTGCTGAACTGCGCGACCAGCGCCGGGATGTAGAGCAGCGACGAGGCGAAGATGACGGGAATCACACCCGCCTGGTTCACCTTGAGCGGGATGTAAGTGGACGTACCGCCGTACGACCGCCGCCCGATCATGCGCTTCGCGTACTGCACCGGGATACGGCGCTGAGCCTGCTCGACGAAGACGACCAGGGCGACCATCACAAAGCCGATCAGGATGACCGTGCTGAACTCGATCCAGCCCTTGGCGAGCTTGCCGCTCTCCTTGATGGCCCACAGGGCGCCAGGGAAGCCGGCGGCGATCGAGATGAACATCAGGATCGACATGCCGTTGCCGATGCCGCGGTCGGTGATGAGCTCACCGAGCCACATGACGGCCGCGGTGCCCGCGGTCATGGTGACGACCATGACGATGGTCGTGTAGATCGAGCGGTCCGGAACGATCTGGTCGGCGACTGTGCACCCGCTGAAGAGCGCGCCGCTGCGGGCCGTTGCCACCAGGCCGGTGCCCTGCAGCACGGCGAGGGCGACGGTCAGGTATCGCGTGTACTGCGTGATCTTCGCGGTACCGGCCGAACCCTCCTTCTTGAGGGCCTCCAGCCGCGGGATGACCACGGTCAGCAGCTGCAGGATGATGCTCGCCGTGATGTACGGCATGATGCCCAGCGCAAAGATGGTGATCTGCAGCAGCGCCCCGCCACTGAACATGTTCACCAGGCCGAACAGGCTGTTGTTGCCCTTCTGGGCCGCGTCCACACAGATCTGTACGTTCTGGTAGCTGACGCCTGGGACCGGAATATGGGACCCCAGCCGGTACAGCACGATGATGGCGAGTGTGAAGAGCAGCTTCTTGCGCAGGTCGGGCGTCTTGAACGCCCGGGCGAACGCGGTGAGCACGGTGCCTCCTGCGACCCCCGCGCTACTGCGTCAGAGGTGACGGTATTGAGGATCGACGAATACTTAACAGGCAATCCGCACGATCTTAGTCGGACAGACCGAGCGGCCGGGGGCAGAACCCCCTTTGTTTACAGCAACAGTGCACGCCACCTTACCGGCGGAAGTGCCCCCCTAGGAACGACCGACCGGGGATGCCCCATTTGAGAGGCATCCCCGGTCGGTTTTCAGCTTTCAGCTTTCAGCCATCGAACTCGTCTCAGACGAGCTCGGTGACGGTGCCGCCGGCAGCGGCAATCTTCTCCTTGGCGGAACCGGAGACGGCGTCAACCGTCACCTGCAGCGCCACGGAGATCTCGCCCTGGCCAAGGACCTTGACGAGGCTGTTCTTGCGCACCGCGCCCTTGGCGACCAGGTCGGCCACCGTGACCTCTCCACCCTCGGGGTAGAGAGCGCCGAGCTTGTCCAGGTTCACAACCTGGTACTCGGTGCGGAACGGGTTCTTGAAGCCCTTCAGCTTCGGGAGACGCATGTGGAGGGGCATCTGCCCGCCCTCGAAGCGCTCCGGAACCTGGTAGCGGGCCTTGGTGCCCTTGGTGCCACGACCGGCGGTCTTACCCTTGGACGCCTCACCACGACCCACACGGGTCTTGGCGGTCTTGGCGCCCGGGGCAGGCCGGAGGTTGTGGACCTTCAGCGGGTTGTTCTCCGCCATGTCAGTCGACCTCCTCAACCGTGACGAGGTGGCGGACGGTGTGCACCATGCCGCGGAACTCGGGACGGTCCTCCTTGACAACCACGTCGTTCAGGCGCTTGAGCCCGAGCGAACGCAGGGTGTCGCGGTGGTTCTGCTTAGTACCGATGTACGACTTCGTCTGCGTGATCTTGAGACGGGCCATTACGCACCCGCTCCCGCACGTGCACGAAGCAGAGCCGCGGGGGCGACGTCCTCGAGGGGCAGACCACGGCGAGCCGCGATCTCCTCGGGACGCTGCAGGCCCTTGAGGGCCGCCACGGTCGCGTGCACGATGTTGATCGCGTTGGACGAGCCGAGCGACTTCGACAGGATGTCGTGAACGCCGGCGCACTCGAGCACCGCACGCACCGGGCCACCGGCGATAACGCCGGTACCGGGGGAAGCAGGCTTGAGCAGGACGACGCCCGCGGCCTTCTCGCCCGTGATCGGGTGCGGGATGGTGCCCTGGATACGCGGAACCTTGAAGAAGTTCTTCTTGGCCTCTTCAACGCCCTTGGCGATGGCCGCGGGAACTTCCTTGGCCTTGCCGTATCCGACACCTACGGTGCCGTCACCGTCGCCCACCACGACCAGCGCGGTGAAGCTGAAGC
It includes:
- the map gene encoding type I methionyl aminopeptidase — translated: MVQIKTPEQIAKMREAGLVVAAIHAATREAAVPGATTKDLDEVARKVIADHGAKSNFLGYGGFPATICTSVNEVVVHGIPDEKTGLKDGDIISVDAGAIIDGWHGDAAFTAFVGTGHAPELIELSRVTEESMWAGIAAMKNGNRLVDVSRAIETYIRRQPKPGGGRYGIIEEYGGHGIGTEMHMDPHLLNYVTRKRGKGPKLVPGFCLAIEPMVSLGTPHTEVLQDDWTVITTDGTWSSHWEHSVALTEEGPLVLTSPDGGRAKLAELGITAAPDPLA
- a CDS encoding adenylate kinase encodes the protein MRIVLVGPPGAGKGTQAAYLAKNLSIPHISTGDLFRANISQGTELGVQAKAYMDAGELVPDEVTIAMAKDRMEQPDAANGFLLDGFPRNVSQAEALDAMLKAEGMTLDAVLDLEVPEDEVVKRIAGRRICRNDSSHVFHVTYSPPKTEGVCDICGGELYQRDDDSEETVRRRLEVYHTQTEPIIDYYKAQGLVVTISALGKVNEVTQRAMDALTKSRED
- the rpmD gene encoding 50S ribosomal protein L30 codes for the protein MARLKITQTKSYIGTKQNHRDTLRSLGLKRLNDVVVKEDRPEFRGMVHTVRHLVTVEEVD
- the rplO gene encoding 50S ribosomal protein L15, with the protein product MAENNPLKVHNLRPAPGAKTAKTRVGRGEASKGKTAGRGTKGTKARYQVPERFEGGQMPLHMRLPKLKGFKNPFRTEYQVVNLDKLGALYPEGGEVTVADLVAKGAVRKNSLVKVLGQGEISVALQVTVDAVSGSAKEKIAAAGGTVTELV
- the secY gene encoding preprotein translocase subunit SecY gives rise to the protein MLTAFARAFKTPDLRKKLLFTLAIIVLYRLGSHIPVPGVSYQNVQICVDAAQKGNNSLFGLVNMFSGGALLQITIFALGIMPYITASIILQLLTVVIPRLEALKKEGSAGTAKITQYTRYLTVALAVLQGTGLVATARSGALFSGCTVADQIVPDRSIYTTIVMVVTMTAGTAAVMWLGELITDRGIGNGMSILMFISIAAGFPGALWAIKESGKLAKGWIEFSTVILIGFVMVALVVFVEQAQRRIPVQYAKRMIGRRSYGGTSTYIPLKVNQAGVIPVIFASSLLYIPALVAQFSSGTSGWKTWIEQHFVKGDHPYYIATYFLLIVFFAFFYVAISFNPEEVADNMKKYGGFIPGIRAGRPTAEYLSYVLNRITWPGSLYLGLIALVPTMALAGFGGANQNFPFGGTSILIIVGVGLETVKQIESQLQQRNYEGFLR
- the rpsE gene encoding 30S ribosomal protein S5, with product MAGPQRRGSGAGGGERRDRKGRDGGAAAEKTAYVERVVAINRVAKVVKGGRRFSFTALVVVGDGDGTVGVGYGKAKEVPAAIAKGVEEAKKNFFKVPRIQGTIPHPITGEKAAGVVLLKPASPGTGVIAGGPVRAVLECAGVHDILSKSLGSSNAINIVHATVAALKGLQRPEEIAARRGLPLEDVAPAALLRARAGAGA